One Mya arenaria isolate MELC-2E11 chromosome 7, ASM2691426v1 genomic window carries:
- the LOC128241590 gene encoding contactin-2-like, producing the protein MSDSSKVSMKQTLIFANIDRKQTGYYKCTASNYMEPTRHDASVGISSNTVYIDVQYEAEVASFTLLNANHGQNFEVNENTKVLFYCQAHSNPSSNLALLKQSQYLKTASDAKQLDFTISKSVCEDEGIYQCTAQNEHNTKANIRSLELFVRCAPRASALSQRDQNVTIAPGEPAAFTLKLVAFPRPRAKDFVWEKKVSASSTWNIVCNDTDIVITISTDGLQTKLFFSSVDEKDFGYYRVHVNNELGNYTETFLLQAQDDSAGSVIAGAVCGPLAAVLVVTVVVVILRRKYTVNCNFERKRDVTAAQSVSDTDNPENIEVHTYDELSMPNAASVNDALNDRGNGTGVTVACPDLQTSDTDETLLKTVYNVATRGRPRSVARSEKMSQSAKPYRKQSLSKTRTENGPDFPIAQNSNSDAGHIDSGGHQAERSQTVTA; encoded by the exons ATGTCTGATAGTTCCAAAGTCTCCATGAAGCAGACTCTTATTTTCGCCAACATTGATCGAAAACAGACTGGATACTACAAATGTACAGCTTCGAACTACATGGAACCTACAAGACATGACGCATCCGTCGGCATCAGCAGCAATACAGTCTACATTGATGTGCAAT ACGAAGCAGAAGTAGCGAGTTTTACATTATTGAATGCTAATCACGGGCAAAACTTTGAagtaaatgaaaacacaaaagtCTTATTTTATTGCCAAGCTCATAGTAATCCATCATCAAATTTAGCATTGTTAAAGCAAAGCCAATATTTGAAAACAGCCAGTGACGCAAAACAATTGGATTTCACGATCAGCAAAAGTGTTTGTGAAGACGAAGGCATTTACCAGTGTACAGCACAAAACGAACATAATACTAAAGCTAATATCAGGTCCTTGGAGCTATTTGTTCGAT GTGCTCCTCGTGCATCAGCATTGTCCCAGAGAGACCAGAACGTCACAATTGCACCTGGAGAGCCTGCAGCGTTTACTCTTAAGTTAGTAGCGTTTCCGCGACCAAGAGCTAAGGACTTTGTTTGGGAAAAGAAGGTTTCGGCGTCTAGTACATGGAATATTGTTTGTAATGACACAGACATCGTCATAACTATTTCTACAGACGGACTTCAAACTAAATTATTCTTCAGTTCCGTAGATGAAAAGGATTTCGGGTATTACCGCGTACATGTCAACAACGAGCTTGGAAACTATACTGAAACGTTTCTACTGCAGGCACAAG ATGACAGTGCTGGTTCAGTTATTGCCGGTGCTGTGTGCGGACCTCTTGCGGCAGTTTTAGTCGTAACTGTGGTCGTGGTTATTCTTAGACGGAAATATACAGTGAACTGTaactttgaaagaaaaagag atGTGACTGCTGCGCAATCTGT atccGATACAGACAATCCTGAAAATATCGAAGTTCATACGTACGATGAATTATCCATGCCAAATGCCGCATCGGTTAACGACGCGCTAA ACGATCGAGGAAATGG AACAGGGGTCACCGTCGCCTGTCCGGATTTACAGACGTCAGACACTGACGAGACattgttaaaaactgtttaCAATGTCGCTACCCGTGGCAGACCTCGCTCCGTGGCCAGATCTGAGAAAATGTCACAATCCGCAAAACCGTACAGGAAACAAAGTCTTAGCAAAACGCGGACTGAAAATGGCCCGGATTTCCCCATCGCCCAAAATAGTAACAGTGATGCAGGTCATATTGACAGCGGTGGTCACCAGGCGGAACGGAGTCAGACCGTTACAGCATAG